In the genome of Nitrospirota bacterium, the window GGATACTTAATGAAGAGGCTGAGGGCAAGCCCTGCCAGGGGCAGGACCATGATCGACTTCAGGGCGAAGGGGACGCCGAAATGGTCGGCGATGATGCCGAGGATGGTCACCCCGACGCCGCCGGTGCCGATGGCGAAGCCGACCATAAGGCCCGAGGCGACGCCGAGATTGCCGGGGAGAAGCCGCTGGGCCATAACCACGGTGACCGAGAAGGTCGAGATGAGCACCATGCCGAAGAGCCCGAGCGCGAGCACCAGGAGGCTTCCCTTTACCATGAAAATGAAGGGGAACATGAGAGTGCTCAGGATCATCGAGAGGACGAGATACCGCTTGTGGCCCCACCGGTCGGCGAGCGGAGAGCCGATGATCGTGCCGGCCACGCCGCCCAGGAGAAATACCGAGACGAGCTGTCCTGCATACAGAGGGTCGCCCTTGAGGTAATCGATGTAATAGAAAGGGATATACGTCATGATGCCGGCGTGGGCCCAGGACCGGATGATCACGGTCCCTATGAGGACCACCAACGAGACCGGGATCCTCCTGCGCGATGTCCTTACTGCCGCGGCAGCGTGCTCCCGCACCGCTTCCGGCACCGCTATGGAGCTCCGGAGCACGGCGAGGGCTGCCAGGAAGAGCAGCGAAAAGATCATCATCAGGGGCAGCCACGAAAAGCCGAGGCGGGTCACGATGGAGAGCGCGATCATCGGCGCTATGGCGAAGCCGAAATAGCCTCCCACCGAAAAAACAGCCATGCCCGTAGCAGCCCTCGTTCCGGTGAAGTAGGAGGCGGTCTTGAATCCTTCCGGATGGTAGGCGGCAACGCCGAGTCCGCTGAGGATGACGAGGAGCATGATAAGCGCCACGTTCGTCGGCAGCGCTACCAGCGAGAAGCCGCCTCCCGCAACGAGAACGCCGAGAGGGAGCAGAAAGGGTCTTCCCTTGCGGTCGGACAGGAGGCCGAAGAGGGGTTGAATGACCGACGAGGTGACATTCGAGGCGAGCAGAAGCAGCCCTGCCGTCGAGTACGAGAGCGCGAGCCGCTCCTTCAGGAAGGGCAGGATCGCAGGGAGCGCGCCCTGGTATATATCGGTGACGAAGTGCCCCAGGGAAAGGACGAGGAGCGCTTTCAGGTTGAATTCTCTGGCCTCCGGCGTGTTCACGGTCGCGTAGCACCCTGGCATTCATTCGAACGTATGCGCTGCGACTAGTCACCGCGCAATCAGATATACTACGCCCCCGGAGGCGCTTTTTGCAAAACGTTTCTCCTCATCGCCTATTTAAGGTAATATGAAAGGCAGGAGGGACTATGCTCAGGCGCCAGATCGCCGTCGGTGATATCCACGGCTGCTTCGATCTGCTCAAAGCTCTTGTCGACCATGTCATCGCCTTCGATCCCGGCGGGGATATGCTGGTCTTTCTCGGCGATTACATCGACCGCGGCCGGATGAGCAGGGAGGTGGTCGCCTACGTATCGGCCCTGCGCGAGAACTATCCGGACCGCGTCGTCCTGCTCAAGGGCAACCACGAAGAGCTCGCCTTGCATGCGCTCGCGGAGACCGGACAGGACAGAGAGAGGGCCCTCTGGCGGCTGAATGCAGGCGACGACACGATCTCCAGCTACGGTACGATCGACGAGGCGCGGGACGTTCTCCTCCCTTTTATCGAGTCGCTGGAGCTCTCCTACGAGACCGATACGCACCTCTTCGTCCACGGCGGCATCCCCTCGGGCAAAGAGCTGCATACCGCCTCTCTCGAAGATCTCCTCTGGGACAGGAGCCTTTCGTACCAGGGTGAAAAGATACTCGTGGTGGGCCATACGCCGAAGAGCAGGGTGGCGAGATTCAATAACGGCAAGATTATCTGCATCGATACGGGCGCCTACATGACCGGCATTCTCTCTGCCTACGATGTCATAAACGATACCGTCTACACCGCGAAGAGCGGAAAATAGTCAGCGGGGATGCCACCGCTCCCGGTGTGCGGCATGGGTCTTGAGGTAGGCTCCGGGCTTGAAGAAGGTGTCGTAAAACTCCAGGTCGAGATGGTGCGCCTGCAGATACGTTATGAGGAAGATCGAAGGCACCGTCCCCGGAAACTTTCCGAACGTATCGAAGATGTACCGGGCCTGGAGCGCCACGCACTCCCTGAACTCCTCGCTATGCACCGGGGCGGCGGAGCGCACCTTGCGGGAATCTTTCCAGGGACCGGGGGTCTCGGGGTGGAAGGGGCCGCCGGGACCGAACTTCCGCTCCGCCACCGCCTCGACCGCCGCGCGCATGTCCGCGTAATGGGGAGGACAGTATCCTTCCATGACGCCCTCCAGGCCCGTGGGATTCGGATAGGGCCAGCGCTCGTCCTTATCGTACCTGAAGCCGAGGCCGGGCACATCGGGATTGCCGCTGGCCCCGAGCACGCTGAAGGCGTCGACACCGTTGAACATCCACCCGCCGAGCCCCATCGCCTGCAGCATGAGCGCGCCGGCATAGCAGCTTATCGCCAGCTCCGTCGTCAGTTCTGCCATCGACCACTGTTCGACGAAGGTGAGCGGCCAGGTGTTGTTCACCTCCACGATAGTGTTGAATCGCTCGATGCCGGGGATCGGGCGCCGGTTGATATCGTCCATCACCACAAGGCCGTTCTGGAGCATGTAGCAGAGATTGAGGAGCACATGCTGCGCGAGGTCGCCGACAGGGATGACGAGGAGCGTTCCGGGCTGGTTCACTACCCAGGTGTTGTGCGGCTCGATGTACGGCACTTCAGGCGGAACTTTTAACCTGCCGTCCTGGATTTTCCTGACCCGGCTCTTGAGGGCGCCCACTGCCGCCCCGAGATCGAGAGTGCCGTCCGCCTCACGTTCGGCAAAGGCCGGGGCATCGCGGGCATCCAGAAGATACACGCCCTCGTCATCGGTGAAAAAAGTCATGCTCGTATGGAAGCCTGCTGCCGAGGGAAAGGTACGTCCGCCCGCAGCGCCGGCATAGTTGGAGAGATGCGGCGCATAGCGTGCAGCGCGGAAGATGAGGTGATGCCACGACGTATTGCAGCCGCACGCAGCTACGACGAGCAGTTTTTCGAGCTCGGAAAGGGGGAGCGGAGCATGCCCGGAGCGGTACGCAAAGACGCCGTCCGGGATCTCGGCGCCCATGAAAAACCTTCGCGAGCGGCGGCCCAGCAGGGCATCGATCAGTCCGAAAGAGAGCATATCCTGAAATCCGGGAGGCACTTCGGGGTATTCCATGGTAGTCTCCCGACAGGCGGAATCCGTTACAGGTTTATTACAAGAATGACCAACGCTGCTGCGCTGAACGATCTTCGAGCAGTTAGCTACATTATTCCACATATCTGCTGCCCTGTCCATCGGTGAAACCCATTGTCCGAACCTTCGGATCCCTCTTTATAGAGAAAGCTCGAATCATGTTATAGTAAAGGATATGAGATTTGATGAATTGAATATTCCAGAACCGATCCTCGAAGGGATAAGGGCCGCAGGATTTGTCGAGTGTACCCCTGTTCAGGCGCTGACCCTTCCCGAAATGTTGCGCGGCAGGGACATCGCTGCCCAGGCGCAGACCGGCACCGGCAAGACCGCGGCGTTCCTTATCGCCATATTCTCGCGCATGCTCTCCCTGCCGTCACCCGGCACCGGGCCCTCGCCCCGGGCGCTCATCGTCGCGCCGACGCGCGAGCTCGTCGCCCAGATCGATGCAGAGGCGAAGCTCCTGGGAGGCTCGGCGGGATTCAGGATTCTCCCGGTCTTCGGCGGCATCGATTACCGTGAGCAGCGCGAACAGCTCGCCAAGGGAGTCGATGTGCTCATCGGCACGCCGGGCCGCCTCATCGATTACCTGAAGCAGAAGGTCTACAGTCTGAAGAAAACGCAGTTCCTCGTCATCGACGAGGCCGACCGGATGTTCGACATGGGTTTCATCGCCGATCTCCGCTTTATCCTCAGGCGCATGTCTCCCTATGATCAGCGGCAATCGATGCTCTTCTCCGCCACCCTGACCACCAGGGTCATGGAGCTCTGCTACGAGCATATGAACAACCCCGAACGCTTCACGGTCACGCCGGACAAGATAACGGTGGAGCAGATCGAGCAGCAGATTTACCATGTGGGCAAGTCCGAGAAGTTCGGCCTGCTCCTCGGCCTGCTCAGGCGGGAGCCCGACGGCCGGTATATCATCTTCTGCAACATGAAGGTCACGGCAGAGAGGATAAAGGATCTCCTGAACGCCAACGGCTTCCCTGCCGCGGCCATCACGGGCGATATCGACCAGAAGAAGAGGTTCAAGGTACTCTCGCACTTCAAGGAGGGCGAGATTCCGATCCTGATCGCCACCGATGTCGCCAGCCGGGGGCTCCATGTAGAAGGGGTTACCCACGTAATCAACTACGACCTGCCGCAGGACGCGGATGATTATGTACACCGTATCGGCAGGACCGGCCGGGCCGGGGCCGAGGGCAAGGCGATCAGCCTCGCCTGCGAGGACTGCGTGCTGTCGCTTCCCGACATCGAGGACTACATCAAGCAGAAGATTCCCGTCGCTCCGTTCGATGACGAGCTCGTCATCACCGACTACAAACGGCCCGCGCGAAAACGGGACCTGGGTTCTCCGAGGGGGACTGGAGGGCCGAAACGGAACCAGGGAAGGAGAGAGCAAAGAAAACCCGACAGAGGGCGGCCGCCTGTTACCGCAGCAGCAGAAAAGCCTGCCGGGGGCTCTTCCGAAAAGAAAAAGCGCCCGCGCCGGAGGAAAAGGAAGGGGGGCAGCCCCGAACAGGGTTCCCCTCTGACGAACACCCCCGGAGCATAACTGCTCACCGGGGCCGTGGAGTGAACGGCCGTATGAAGTATGCGACCATGAGCAGGGTCGAGCTCGAAGCGGCGCTGAAACGGCTGCGCCACGACCCCGAAGATCTCGAGGAGACGATCAGCTTCAATTTGATGTTCACGGCAGACCATATCGGCGGCAGCCAGGTGAGAAAGGACCAGGAGAGCCTCATGAAGCTCAAGGAAGAGATCGAGCGGATCGAAGCGCTCCTGGCGAGAGCGGAGCAGTAACGCGCCATCCGGTCAGCCTCTTTTTGCGGCCCGCCACCTCTTCTTGATCGTCAGCACAATATGTGATAGTGTTATGCGAGGAGGGCAGCTCCTCCCTCCTCCTGTTGCGGAACCAGGCGCGTATCACGGCGTTCCGGGCGCCGCACAGCATACCACAGCATACCGATGAAGAAGAAAGGGAGGTACCGTATGGCACGGAATACCATCACGATTCTCGGTTTCGCGGGAAGTCTCAGGAAAGGGTCCTTCAACAAAGCGCTTCTGAGGGCGGCCGTGGAACTGGCGCCTGATGAGGCCGAGATCGAGACCTTCGACCTCGAGGGCATTCCCGCGTACAACCAGGACCTGGAGTATGACCCGCCTGCACGGGTAAGAGAGCTCAAGGAAAAGATCAGGGCAGCGGATGCGCTGCTGATCGTCACTCCTGAATACAACTACTCGGTGCCCGGCGTGCTGAAGAACGCCATCGATTGGGCTTCCCGTCCTTACGGAGACAGCGCATTCCCCGGCAAGCCGGTCGCCGTGATGGGCGCCTCCATAGGCATGCTGGGTACTGCGCGGGCGCAGTATCATCTCAGGCAGTCCTTTGTGTTCCTCGATATGCATGCCGTAAACCAGCCCGAGGTGATGGTACCTTTCGCGCAGGAAAAATTCGACGCAGAGGGCAGGCTTACCGACCAGACGGCAGCCGGTCTGATCCGCCAGCTGCTCCAGAACCTGGTCGCCTGGACACGGCAGCTGCAGGGAGAGGTGCTTGCGCCGCGCTCGTAGTACTGCAAAGGAAGTCCCGGCTGCGGCAATCACGCTGTTGCTGTTTGCTGCCGTTAAATTTCTTTAATGGAGGGATGCGCCGTCTTATCGTGCTTCGGGATATGGTATACTTAACCATGCGGAAGGGAAAGCATAACGCGCTCATATCGATATTCATCATCTACTTCGTGCTCTATGCGGTCGCGCCTCTTTCCTATGCCTTTCCGGAAGACGAGACGTACCCTGCTGCTGCTGAACCGAGGGATGCGCAGCAGATAAGCCTCTTTCTCCATGAGCTGCTCCTTTCGAATACAGCCCCGGAGACGGACCGCCCGTCGGATGAAAGCTCCCCGGCACGCATTCTCGTCAAGAAAAAGAAGGCGCTGGTCCGGGCGAACACGATCGTCAAGCAGACAGCGACCGACTCCTGCAGCAGCGCCCTCGGCAGTACGGTTGTTCCTCCCGGGCATGCCGCCGCTGCTCTCTTCCCGGCAGAAGCCCCCGAGCCTGATAGCGGCTATCTTTCTGCAAGCTCCGGACGTTCCCCTCCCTCTCTCTAAGGTTCGTCTCACTGCATAGCTCGCCGGCCAGGCACGCTTTGCGGCATTACAGGAAGAATGCTGCGAGCAGTCCTTTATCCGGGATGCTATGCGGGTGAATCACTGCACGACGTTCATGAGAGACGTAAATGAGAATGGAGGGACAGTATGATCAATCTCAGCTTCAAACGGTCTCAGAAGACGGGCATTCTTACCCTGAGCGGCGAGCTGCTCGCCAGCTACGTCACCGATTTCAAGTCCGCGCTCATGATAGCACTGGACAACTCCGAACGGCTGATCGTCAGCTTCAAGAAAGTGACGAAGCTCGACAAAGCCTATATCCAGATGCTTTGCATTGCAATTAACATCTCGAAGTCGTTGAAGAAGCATCTCATCTTCAACAGCGACAGCCTGAAACAGAAGATCAGGGAGCACTGCATCAACTGCTCCCCCGGGTGCAGCTTCTTCGAGAAGAGGGCCTGTCTGCTGCAGGCATAACTGAAGATGAAACGCCGGGGAGCAGGTCCTCGCCGGCATAGTCTCATTCTCTCTTGTTGCCATGCCATCTCTGCCTCCCGAGACGGCATCCTGGGCCGGGTCCCGTTGTGATTATACGAAAGCGGGCCCGGCCCCTTTTTTGTCCTCCGCGTATGATACAATTGGGTTGGCCCCATGCAAAAGCACGAGAACCGCGTCCTGATACTCTTCGCCCACCCGGCGCTGCAGAAGTCGCGCGTGAATAAACAGTTGCTGCGCGCTGCTCAAGGAATGGCAGGACCTCGTCCTGGCGCACCGGTGGGCTTACGGCAAAGAGGGAGTGGCCCTCAAGGGAAAAAGGCTGCTGAGCGCCGTTTCTACGGGAGGCAGGGAGTCGCTGTTCAAAAAAGAGGGCTTCAACCGCTTTACCATCAGAGAGTTCCTGGCCCCTGTCAACCAGCTCGCCCGTATCTGCGGCATGGAGTACCTGCCGCCCTTTGTCGTCCACGGGACCCATGTGCTGACCGAGCCTGAAATCGCCGCCCATGCTGCAGAGTACCGCGCCCTGGTAACGGCCCTCCGGGATAACAGGGTCGATTTCGCCGCCGCCGTCGATCTCCTGCGCAAGCTCGGCCTCAAGGTCTTCTACGGCGACGCCTCGCGCCATGATAAAAAAAGCTACATCTCCCAGGCCCGGCAGAGGATAGAGGACCTGGAGCAGCTGCTCCTCTCGGAGCTCGACGACAGGGGAGAACACCACGATGCGGGGTGGGACACCGAGTCGATGAGAGAGGAATTCGGCAGGAGAAAGAAGTAGCGGAGATTGTATGATACGTCGCGCCACGAGAATCACCCTCACTATTGTCGGAAGCATCTGTGTCGTGCTGGCGGTTATCGGCATATTCCTTCCCCTGGTTCCGACGACACCCTTCCTGCTGTTGGCCTCCGCCTGCTATGTGAGGGCGTCGGAAAGGCTCCATAGCCGGCTGATGGGCAACAAGCACCTCGGTCCGTACCTGAGGAATATCCAGCAGAAGCGCGGGATCCCGCTCAGAGCCAAGGTCGTCTCCATAGCGCTCATATGGGCGTCCATTCTCTTTTCCGCCTACACCGTCGAGAGCGCCGTTGCCGAGGCGGTTCTGCTTATCGTCGGGCTATCCTTAACAGCGCTGATGCTCGCGATGAAGACGCTCAAGAAGAGCGCTCTGCATTCTCCTTCTGCTGATAATCCTCACTAAAACCTGTGGGGTCGAGCATCTTTCCCTGTTGACAAGTCCGAAAATCCCCCATAAAATCGTACTATGTTCTCTACCCCTCTTACCCGGCGATTCGTCTTCGCCTGTACCCTCCTCTTGCTCTTCTGGACCATCGCTGTCTGCTTTGACAGCCATAAAGACGAAGAGCTCCGCCAAAATTGTCCTCTCTGCAAAGTATCGTCCCACCTTGCAAGCTCTATAGCGGCAGGCAGCAATGCTCTCGCCCACCGCCTTGAGGCAACGGCAGCCTTTCCTCAAGCAGCCGATGCATCCTTCCGGTCGCTTTCAGTATCTTCCTCCAACAACAAAGCCCCTCCGGCATAGTGTTCGCTTCATTAGTACACGGCAGGAGAGCTGCTGCCGCGGTGCCCTGCAATAGAGCGGAGCACCCTGCAGCATGAGTATCGTATCAATTGTTCGGGCCGGAAGCGGGGTACCGTCGAGCTATGGATCTCAAAGAGCTGCGCCAAAAAAAGAGAGCAGAGCTGAAGTATTCAAGAATCAGGTTGCACATCGATATTCTCGAGAAGTTCAAATACCTCTCGGTCGAGCTGGCCAGGTCTTCTCATGACTTGATGACGGAAGCAGCCGAGGATTTACTTAAAAAGTACGGGAAAAAGAAGTAGGGGGAGAAGAGTGCCGGGAGCTTTATACGGTTTGATACTGCGGAAGCGTTCTTCTGCCCGTTTTCTCCTTCGCGAGAGGACCTTATCATTTTTCCGTTGCCTGTTCTCCCTCAAAAATGTACTATATACCCTTCGTCATGACGCTGCTGAAGAGAGATTGCTGACATGGACATGAATCAGGAAATATCCCGCCTCAATCCGCGGCAGCGGGAGGCGGTGCTCCACACCGAAGGACCGCTCCTGATCCTGGCGGGAGCGGGATCCGGCAAGACGAGAGTCCTCACGATCAGGACCGCCCATCTCATTCACATGGGAATCCCGGCGAACACCGTGCTCGCGGTGACCTTTACGAACAAGGCCGCCCGCGAGATGAAAGAGCGGGTATCTTCGATTCTGAAAGGGCTCAATGGCGGCAGCGGAAAGAGCCCCGCCGTCTCGACCTTTCATTCCCTCTGCCTGAATATCCTGCGGCGCGAGATCGAGCGTCTCGGCTACCGCAAGGACTTTACCATCTACGACACCTCGGACCAGCTTTCGCTCTTGCGGAACATCCTCGCCGAGGTAAAGTTCGCTGACAAGAGCTTCAAGGTAGAGCAGGTGATGGAGCGGATCAGCAAATCCAAGAACCATATGCCCGCGCCAAGGAGCGCGGCAAAGCCGGGCTCCAGGGAGGATGACCTCGAGACCATCTCCTCGTATCTCTACCCCAAATATCTCGAAGCCTTGAAGTCGCTGAATGCTCTCGATTTCGATGACCTCCTCCTGCTCACGCTCAGGCTCTTCCGGGAGCACCCCGGGGTGCTCGAGAAGTACCGGGACCGGTTCAGGTATATCATGGTCGATGAATACCAGGACACGAACCGCGTGCAGTACGACTTCATCAGGCTCCTCGCCGGTGAGCGGAAGAATCTCTGCGTGGTCGGCGACGACGACCAATCGATCTATGCCTGGCGCGGCGCCGATATGGGCAACATCCTCGACTTCGAAAAAGACTTTCCCGGCGCGGCGGTGGTGCGTCTCGAGCAGAACTACCGCTCCTTCGGCAACATCCTCAAGGCTGCCAACGGCGTGATCAAGAACAACAAGAAGAGAATGGAGAAAGCGCTCTGGACCGACCGCGGCGACGGGCCCGAGGTGAAGCTCTATAGAGCACCGGACGGCGATGCCGAGGCAGAGTGGGTGGCAGCCCGCATTCAGCAGCTCACGTTCGAAAAGAAGCTCTCCTTCGAGGACTTCGCGGTCATCTACCGGGCCAACCTCTTCTCGCGCCAGTTCG includes:
- a CDS encoding metallophosphoesterase family protein, whose amino-acid sequence is MLRRQIAVGDIHGCFDLLKALVDHVIAFDPGGDMLVFLGDYIDRGRMSREVVAYVSALRENYPDRVVLLKGNHEELALHALAETGQDRERALWRLNAGDDTISSYGTIDEARDVLLPFIESLELSYETDTHLFVHGGIPSGKELHTASLEDLLWDRSLSYQGEKILVVGHTPKSRVARFNNGKIICIDTGAYMTGILSAYDVINDTVYTAKSGK
- a CDS encoding STAS domain-containing protein; the protein is MINLSFKRSQKTGILTLSGELLASYVTDFKSALMIALDNSERLIVSFKKVTKLDKAYIQMLCIAINISKSLKKHLIFNSDSLKQKIREHCINCSPGCSFFEKRACLLQA
- a CDS encoding UvrD-helicase domain-containing protein, producing the protein MDMNQEISRLNPRQREAVLHTEGPLLILAGAGSGKTRVLTIRTAHLIHMGIPANTVLAVTFTNKAAREMKERVSSILKGLNGGSGKSPAVSTFHSLCLNILRREIERLGYRKDFTIYDTSDQLSLLRNILAEVKFADKSFKVEQVMERISKSKNHMPAPRSAAKPGSREDDLETISSYLYPKYLEALKSLNALDFDDLLLLTLRLFREHPGVLEKYRDRFRYIMVDEYQDTNRVQYDFIRLLAGERKNLCVVGDDDQSIYAWRGADMGNILDFEKDFPGAAVVRLEQNYRSFGNILKAANGVIKNNKKRMEKALWTDRGDGPEVKLYRAPDGDAEAEWVAARIQQLTFEKKLSFEDFAVIYRANLFSRQFEQALRSKRIPYSVVGGTSYFEHREIKDLAAYLRIIANPRDELSLLRIANIPRRGLGPTALGALADYAQQEKITLLEAFGRASETDGLQGKAAEAAQGLAAAVSRYKSLFSGNKDMSASLRALSEEIGYRDHLQGLYKTPEAVMQRLQNIEGFIESLAHYEKSDESPSLHGFLETLALTDLLKEKEERQGSGVTLISFHSAKGLEFPVVFIVGVEDDILPHKKSICEVDGIEEERRLFYVGITRAMKELYLTHAGSRMRYNKSERCNPSRFIDELPEGVVKRIEGGAVIDDGLSEEDAAKAFFATMKAMLGE
- a CDS encoding MFS transporter, with amino-acid sequence MNTPEAREFNLKALLVLSLGHFVTDIYQGALPAILPFLKERLALSYSTAGLLLLASNVTSSVIQPLFGLLSDRKGRPFLLPLGVLVAGGGFSLVALPTNVALIMLLVILSGLGVAAYHPEGFKTASYFTGTRAATGMAVFSVGGYFGFAIAPMIALSIVTRLGFSWLPLMMIFSLLFLAALAVLRSSIAVPEAVREHAAAAVRTSRRRIPVSLVVLIGTVIIRSWAHAGIMTYIPFYYIDYLKGDPLYAGQLVSVFLLGGVAGTIIGSPLADRWGHKRYLVLSMILSTLMFPFIFMVKGSLLVLALGLFGMVLISTFSVTVVMAQRLLPGNLGVASGLMVGFAIGTGGVGVTILGIIADHFGVPFALKSIMVLPLAGLALSLFIKYPSGR
- a CDS encoding DEAD/DEAH box helicase, with translation MRFDELNIPEPILEGIRAAGFVECTPVQALTLPEMLRGRDIAAQAQTGTGKTAAFLIAIFSRMLSLPSPGTGPSPRALIVAPTRELVAQIDAEAKLLGGSAGFRILPVFGGIDYREQREQLAKGVDVLIGTPGRLIDYLKQKVYSLKKTQFLVIDEADRMFDMGFIADLRFILRRMSPYDQRQSMLFSATLTTRVMELCYEHMNNPERFTVTPDKITVEQIEQQIYHVGKSEKFGLLLGLLRREPDGRYIIFCNMKVTAERIKDLLNANGFPAAAITGDIDQKKRFKVLSHFKEGEIPILIATDVASRGLHVEGVTHVINYDLPQDADDYVHRIGRTGRAGAEGKAISLACEDCVLSLPDIEDYIKQKIPVAPFDDELVITDYKRPARKRDLGSPRGTGGPKRNQGRREQRKPDRGRPPVTAAAEKPAGGSSEKKKRPRRRKRKGGSPEQGSPLTNTPGA
- a CDS encoding YbaN family protein: MIRRATRITLTIVGSICVVLAVIGIFLPLVPTTPFLLLASACYVRASERLHSRLMGNKHLGPYLRNIQQKRGIPLRAKVVSIALIWASILFSAYTVESAVAEAVLLIVGLSLTALMLAMKTLKKSALHSPSADNPH
- a CDS encoding NAD(P)H-dependent oxidoreductase, which codes for MAHRWAYGKEGVALKGKRLLSAVSTGGRESLFKKEGFNRFTIREFLAPVNQLARICGMEYLPPFVVHGTHVLTEPEIAAHAAEYRALVTALRDNRVDFAAAVDLLRKLGLKVFYGDASRHDKKSYISQARQRIEDLEQLLLSELDDRGEHHDAGWDTESMREEFGRRKK
- a CDS encoding NAD(P)H-dependent oxidoreductase, encoding MARNTITILGFAGSLRKGSFNKALLRAAVELAPDEAEIETFDLEGIPAYNQDLEYDPPARVRELKEKIRAADALLIVTPEYNYSVPGVLKNAIDWASRPYGDSAFPGKPVAVMGASIGMLGTARAQYHLRQSFVFLDMHAVNQPEVMVPFAQEKFDAEGRLTDQTAAGLIRQLLQNLVAWTRQLQGEVLAPRS